In Corylus avellana chromosome ca2, CavTom2PMs-1.0, the following proteins share a genomic window:
- the LOC132169770 gene encoding uncharacterized protein LOC132169770 yields the protein MPLAKPEDSFQQATQAVDLWHLGKGETVSQESVDVNPNSSSWKHPPLGWVKANWDAGVNHQIGCVDLGVVIRDHQGRMWVAKSVTRRGFLEPTAAEFLAASMATRLCTEMGFMRVQMEGDAKVVVDSVNSKLPDESANGHLTDDLHVALSSISLWELGHIGRAGNHVAYELARMALQTEMDKVWLYDPPDCIREILHAEALALQ from the coding sequence GTGGACTTATGGCATCTTGGGAAGGGGGAGACCGTATCACAGGAGAGCGTTGATGTCAACCCGAATTCTAGTTCCTGGAAACACCCTCCTCTAGGGTGGGTCAAGGCAAATTGGGACGCAGGAGTCAATCATCAAATAGGCTGTGTGGACCTCGGGGTTGTTATTCGGGATCACCAGGGCAGAATGTGGGTGGCGAAGAGTGTGACCAGACGGGGATTTTTGGAACCAACAGCAGCAGAATTTTTAGCTGCTTCTATGGCGACTCGGCTGTGTACTGAGATGGGATTCATGCGGGTCCAGATGGAGGGAGATGCAAAGGTAGTTGTGGATAGTGTAAATTCTAAGCTGCCGGATGAGAGTGCGAATGGACATCTTACGGACGACCTGCATGTAGCTCTCAGTTCGATCTCGTTGTGGGAGCTGGGACATATAGGGAGAGCAGGTAATCACGTGGCCTACGAACTAGCACGCATGGCTTTGCAAACCGAGATGGACAAGGTGTGGCTTTATGACCCCCCTGATTGTATACGTGAGATCCTACATGCAGAGGCTTTAGCCCTGCAGTGA